The following proteins are co-located in the Enoplosus armatus isolate fEnoArm2 chromosome 8, fEnoArm2.hap1, whole genome shotgun sequence genome:
- the LOC139288559 gene encoding uncharacterized protein, whose translation MNRDGDKSTKTALRSQKQPKAHQQVSGQKKKKDPSSKDAQSGSFSKDSARCDSGKEVKSAGLQGKRPGKVSSSAKAEGQRSPGAQRKLSDASNASEDLSKDSGCLSGKLSSSDSSSEISDCPSEGNKHDSPSCDSELSWIDGSAYVSPDSEGKGDCTPCAKAARDTCALPPDAAGGDISLFNSSGAFMDLMMGETTEDLVREVEDLRSENEYLKDEVEELRCEMLEIRDMFQEEEVYQLQELRLQLEQANKTCRILQYRLRKAERRSIRVAQTGQVDGELVRSLEHDIKVAKSVSRRLYNELEAVQKKNSQLEWENEVLREKTQELEVAKQVLQAEVEKARESSLRKKSIRSSASKAEKRLSQQIEDDSADLRCQLHFAKEELALMCKKLTKLVSESEAMREELAKYHSAYGDIDATQSPEGKKNSAHAREAEVKVHLKLVEEEATLLSRRIVELEVENRGLRAEMSDLREKMGRGGGEEEEEEEEEEEENQGVLEENLSASTPVKDREGREQSLKVGCTMYEQGQDEEAEKGKSDVETSLLCNQSHITREGPVGGEWDPSDSPERDNNKKLDRGLKGMTVKDYEALLALRDHSCILSSAIQLLMTPPKNGHCSSPLCAFTSPTEMDLNGKAQKIFLPGPLNEALELLQAMLLAFIGRVEMLLTGEDLGKGQVWDSHTFSSLSGDCAGLDVDAGKDKTMSLLRGLLQDLGAELWEERIEFNSEAKATQGKAAEFPVSAVFHDERRSEADRLCSSKGKRLRRQFSPRGCKRRNWCYLSQEAAQLDREDQVKTWDHLIMPLSFPDLDFEQMSLERSHTAPEKSAFRIYYSPPSARRVQLAQLKQSPVADRESVNTTSPWCTPPTSFSPLCLGSSANLSDDMKEMTASWRQIVHGNSQEKKGRSQGRWVDVVCSGTQTHTKPQMVSVGQQTDGTHGSVAVRSSPSRVLSTSLVSARSHHISTSLDGVPGRVERPRPSTSSPKLYRRHSASGISSPPSSTNLSASSSPASTSRDRALWNLNHQSHTGLTWTRQTSHRAGAGQNHSPLSSGKPPSKSAGANRYGMVTEFLRRVSGRAEKPVPGSGQKTKTGLKNLERVPTRPPAASLHRNDSVTRIVNQRFMKQREEASRVQREEKGGSLNHSVRHSQSTTTTEDGNYDCSSSSTLTFCFARPSRSTQRQTSTQSKLHRHRHSPPVSTAAGDSNCE comes from the exons ATGAACAGAGACGGAGACAAGAGCACAAAGACTGCGCTCCGGAGCCAGAAACAACCCAAGGCGCACCAGCAGGTTTCtggccagaagaagaagaaagacccGTCCTCTAAAGATGCCCAAAGTGGCTCCTTCTCCAAAGACTCAGCTCGGTGTGACTCTGGGAAGGAGGTGAAATCGGCGGGACTGCAGGGAAAACGACCGGGGAAAGTGTCATCAAGTGCCAAGGCGGAGGGCCAGAGGAGCCCCGGCGCGCAGAGGAAACTGTCCGATGCCAGCAACGCTTCAGAGGACCTGAGCAAAGACTCCGGCTGCCTGTCTGGAAAactctcctcctcagacagcagctcagaaATATCCGATTGCCCCTCGGAGGGCAACAAGCACGACTCTCCGAGCTGCGACAGTGAATTAAGCTGGATAGACGGGAGCGCGTATGTGAGTCCCGACAGCGAGGGGAAAGGCGACTGCACACCGTGCGCAAAGGCAGCGAGAGATACCTGCGCTCTCCCGCCTGATGCTGCTGGAGGGGATATCAGTTTGTTCAACTCCTCCGGGGCGTTTATGGATCTCATGATGGGGGAGACAACCGAAGACCTTGTCAGGGAGGTGGAGGATCTGAGATCAGAGAACGAGTATTTGAAA gatgaggtggaggagctTCGCTGTGAGATGCTGGAAATACGCGACATgttccaggaggaggaggtgtaccagctgcaggagctgcggctgcagctggagcaggCCAACAAGACCTGTCGCATCCTGCAGTACCGCCTCCGCAAGGCCGAGCGCCGCAGCATCCGCGTGGCTCAGACGGGACAGGTGGACGGGGAGCTGGTCAGGAGCTTGGAGCACGATATCAAG GTTGCAAAGAGTGTGTCCCGCCGGCTTTACAACGAGCTGGAGGCGGTGCAGAAGAAGAATTCCCAGTTGGAGTGGGAAAATGAGGTGCTCCGTGAAAAGACACAGGAACTGGAAGTGGCCAAGCAGGTCTTACAGGCGGAGGTGGAGAAAGCCAGAGAG AGCTCTCTGAGGAAGAAAAGCATCCGATCTTCAGCCAGTAAGGCTGAGAAGAGGCTCTCTCAACAGATCGAG GATGACAGCGCCGATCTCAGGTGCCAACTCCACTTTGCCAAAGAGGAATTAGCTCTCATGTGCAAGAAGCTCACCAAGTTGGTATCAGAGAGTGAGGCTATGCGCGAGGAGCTGGCCAAATACCACTCAGCCTACGGCGACATAGACGCCACCCAATCGcctgaaggcaaaaaaaactcCGCCCACGCCAGGGAGgcagaggtcaaagttcacttGAAACTTGTTGAAGAGGAGGCCACACTCCTGAGCCGGCGCATCGTGGAACTGGAGGTGGAGAACCGTGGACTGCGAGCAGAAATGAGCgacctgagagagaaaatgggaagaggaggaggggaagaggaggaggaggaggaggaagaagaagaagagaatcAGGGTGTGTTGGAGGAAAATCTGTCGGCTTCCACACCggtgaaggacagagagggaagggagcAAAGTTTGAAAGTAGGATGCACTATGTACGAGCAGGGTCAGGACGAGGAAGCAGAAAAAGGTAAAAGTGATGTTGAGACATCTCTGCTTTGCAACCAGTCACATATTACTCGAGAGGGTCCTGTGGGTGGCGAGTGGGACCCTTCAGACAGTCCTGAGAGggataacaacaaaaaacttgACAGAGGCCTCAAAGGAATGACAGTGAAAGACTACGAAGCTCTTCTAGCTCTCAGAGATCATTCCTGCATTTTGAGTTCGGCCATCCAGCTTCTGATGACACCACCGAAAAATGGCCACTGCTCATCTCCCTTGTGTGCTTTCACCTCTCCGACAGAGATGGACTTGAATGGCAAGGCACAGAAGATATTCCTACCTGGACCTTTGAATGAGGCTTTGGAGCTTCTACAGGCCATGCTGTTGGCTTTCATTGGGAGGGTGGAGATGCTTCTAACAGGGGAAGATTTAGGCAAAGGACAAGTTTGGGATTCCcacactttctcctctctctctggagaCTGTGCAGGTCTTGATGTGGATGCT ggTAAAGACAAAACCATGTCTCTGCTGCGGGGATTGTTGCAAGACCTCGGTGCAGAGCTTTGGGAAGAACGGATTGAATTCAACAGTGAGGCCAAGGCCACGCAGGGCAAGGCAGCTGAG TTTCCCGTCAGCGCTGTCTTTCATGATGAACGACGCTCTGAAGCTGACAG ATTGTGCAGCTCAAAAGGGAAAAGACTTAGGCGACAGTTTTCTCCACGCGGCTGTAAGAGGAGGAACTGGTGCTATCTGAGCCAGGAGGCTGCCCAGCTGGACCGAGAGGACCAAGTTAAGACGTGGGACCATCTTATCATGCCGCTTAGCTTCCCTGATCTTGACTTTGAGCAGATGTCCCTGGAGAGAAGCCACACAGCCCCCGAGAAGTCGGCCTTCCGCATCTACTACAGCCCTCCATCAGCTCGCAGAGTCCAGCTGGCTCAGCTGAAGCAAAGCCCCGTCGCAGACAGAGAGTCTGTCAACACCACATCTCCCTGGTGCACACCGCCGACCTCCTTCTCTCCGCTGTGTCTGGGCTCATCTGCTAACCTGAGCGACGACATGAAGGAAATGACGGCCAGCTGGAGGCAGATAGTTCACGGCAACTCacaggagaagaaagggagatCACAGGGGCGGTGGGTGGACGTGGTCTGCTCAGGTACTCAGACCCACACGAAGCCACAGATGGTGAGTGTTGGTCAGCAGACAGATGGGACACACGGGTCAGTCGCTGTGAGAAGCAGTCCATCCAGAGTCCTGAGCACCTCCCTGGTCTCCGCCCGCTCTCACCACATCTCTACCTCACTGGACGGGGTACCAGGCCGCGTCGAGAGGCCCAGACCCTCCACCTCGTCGCCTAAACTGTACCGGAGACACTCCGCATCCGGTATATCCTCTCCCCCCTCATCCACCAATTTGAGCgcctcctcctcacctgcatCCACGTCTAGAGATCGAGCACTGTGGAACCTGAATCACCAAAGCCACACCGGCCTCACATGGACCCGCCAAACCAGTCACAGGGCAGGTGCAGGACAGAACCACAGCCCTCTGAGCAGCGGCAAGCCTCCCAGCAAATCTGCAGGCGCCAACCGTTACGGCATGGTCACAGAGTTCCTGCGCAGGGTGAGCGGCCGGGCAGAGAAACCGGTACCGGGGTCAGGGCAGAAGACTAAGACCGGTCTGAAGAACCTGGAACGTGTTCCCACGAGGCCTCCAGCCGCTTCGCTGCACAGGAACGACAGCGTGACGAGGATCGTCAACCAGAGGTTCatgaagcagagggaggaggccaGTCGGgtccagagagaggagaaggggggcaGTCTGAACCACAGTGTCAGACACAGCCAGAGTACCACCACCACTGAG GATGGAAACTACgactgcagctccagcagcacctTGACCTTCTGCTTCGCTCGGCCGTCTCGCTCCACCCAGAGACAAACGTCAACCCAGAGCAAACTCCACCGACACAGACACTCGCCTCCGGTGAGCACGGCGGCGGGAGACTCCAACTGTGAGTGA